From a single Micromonospora pallida genomic region:
- the msrB gene encoding peptide-methionine (R)-S-oxide reductase MsrB → MSLSESELPRTEAEWRVRLSPEEFRVLRQAGTERPFTGEYVDTKTPGIYHCRACGADLFSSDTKFDSHCGWPSFDDALPGAVKEIEDNSLGMRRVEIRCARCDSHLGHVFHGERFTPKDTRHCVNSVSIRLEPRQG, encoded by the coding sequence GTGAGTCTTTCCGAGAGCGAACTGCCCCGCACCGAGGCCGAGTGGCGCGTCCGGCTCAGCCCGGAAGAGTTCCGGGTGCTGCGTCAGGCCGGCACCGAGCGTCCCTTCACCGGCGAGTACGTCGACACCAAGACCCCGGGCATCTACCACTGCCGGGCCTGCGGTGCGGACCTCTTCTCCAGCGACACCAAGTTCGACTCGCACTGCGGCTGGCCGAGCTTCGACGACGCGCTGCCCGGCGCGGTCAAGGAGATCGAGGACAACAGCCTCGGCATGCGGCGTGTCGAGATCCGCTGCGCGCGCTGCGACAGCCACCTGGGGCACGTCTTCCACGGTGAGCGGTTCACCCCGAAGGACACCCGGCACTGCGTCAACTCGGTCTCCATCCGGCTGGAGCCGCGTCAGGGCTGA
- a CDS encoding Prokaryotic metallothionein — MASCEVCGNDYWMAFEVRTVSGDTHTFDSFECAAHKLAPVCEHCQVKIIGHGTEVSGRFFCSAHCARTVEGERATAIADAVGARPA; from the coding sequence ATGGCGAGCTGTGAGGTCTGCGGCAACGACTACTGGATGGCGTTCGAGGTCCGGACGGTCAGCGGTGACACGCACACCTTCGACTCGTTCGAGTGTGCGGCGCACAAGCTGGCGCCGGTCTGCGAGCACTGCCAGGTCAAGATCATTGGCCACGGCACCGAGGTGTCCGGGCGGTTCTTCTGCTCGGCGCACTGCGCCCGTACCGTCGAGGGCGAGCGGGCCACCGCGATCGCCGACGCGGTCGGTGCCCGCCCGGCCTGA
- a CDS encoding lamin tail domain-containing protein: protein MSTALTTGSWSSLSVTPPNLNGLGSEHVRWGTPAGSGQSGYVFRGGSVEVQTDGTEFTLGTYTHENFPIVGMPAQQFDVDLVVRVAFEDGTEANFSFRFHHNETPNNGPTPDDVVDLPTFVSPETVTIDGVEYGVVISGFKRGGQVVRTFISPENGANSADIVAIFARAGRPDVVIATVRNRGDVKYTQADEYVEIVNRGTVAGNISGWTLGADDAGQDFTFPPGTVLQPGQRIRIYTNQYHPEWGGFSYGSGRPIWNDKGDRAELRGPGGEVVSEYGYGSKAPTP from the coding sequence ATGAGCACCGCCCTCACGACCGGCAGTTGGTCGTCCCTGAGCGTGACCCCGCCGAATCTCAACGGACTGGGTTCCGAGCACGTCCGGTGGGGCACCCCGGCCGGCTCCGGCCAGAGCGGATACGTCTTCCGCGGCGGCTCCGTCGAGGTGCAGACCGACGGCACCGAGTTCACCCTCGGCACGTACACGCACGAGAACTTCCCCATCGTGGGCATGCCGGCGCAGCAGTTCGACGTGGACCTCGTCGTGCGGGTGGCCTTCGAGGACGGCACCGAGGCGAACTTCAGCTTCCGCTTCCACCACAACGAGACCCCGAACAACGGTCCGACCCCGGACGACGTGGTCGACCTGCCGACGTTCGTCTCCCCGGAAACCGTGACGATCGACGGGGTCGAGTACGGCGTGGTGATCAGTGGATTCAAGCGGGGCGGCCAGGTCGTACGGACCTTCATCAGCCCGGAGAACGGCGCGAACAGCGCCGACATCGTCGCGATCTTCGCCCGGGCCGGTCGACCGGACGTGGTCATCGCCACCGTGCGCAACCGGGGCGACGTGAAGTACACCCAGGCGGACGAGTACGTCGAGATCGTCAACCGGGGCACCGTGGCCGGGAACATCAGCGGCTGGACGCTCGGCGCCGACGACGCCGGGCAGGACTTCACCTTCCCGCCCGGCACGGTGCTGCAACCGGGACAGCGGATCAGGATCTACACCAACCAGTACCACCCCGAGTGGGGTGGCTTCTCCTACGGCAGTGGTCGCCCGATCTGGAACGACAAGGGGGACCGGGCGGAACTGCGGGGACCCGGCGGCGAGGTGGTCTCCGAGTACGGGTACGGCTCGAAGGCGCCGACCCCGTAG
- a CDS encoding GNAT family N-acetyltransferase, which produces MLPRTIDLRVASFADLDTRTFHDLLKLRIEVFVVEQACPYPELDGRDVEPDTRHLWLSDGDTPVAYLRILADPGDVARIGRVVVAPTARGGGHAARLMTEALAMVGHHPCVLEAQSHLVDFYARYGFTASGPEYVEDGIPHTPMRREPTP; this is translated from the coding sequence ATGTTGCCGCGCACCATCGACCTCCGGGTCGCCTCCTTCGCCGACCTGGACACCCGCACCTTCCACGACCTGCTGAAACTGCGTATCGAGGTGTTCGTGGTGGAACAGGCGTGCCCGTACCCGGAACTCGACGGGCGGGACGTCGAACCGGACACCCGGCACCTCTGGCTGTCCGACGGCGACACGCCGGTGGCGTACCTGCGGATCCTGGCCGACCCGGGCGACGTGGCGCGGATCGGCCGGGTCGTGGTGGCTCCGACGGCGCGGGGCGGCGGGCACGCCGCCCGGCTGATGACCGAGGCGCTGGCCATGGTCGGGCACCACCCGTGCGTCCTGGAGGCGCAGTCGCACCTGGTCGACTTCTACGCCCGGTACGGCTTCACCGCCAGCGGCCCGGAGTACGTGGAGGACGGCATCCCGCACACCCCGATGCGCCGCGAACCCACACCCTGA
- the hemQ gene encoding hydrogen peroxide-dependent heme synthase, with amino-acid sequence MTEQTNAARLRELNESIRYTMWSVFRAASPLPDLRDDVVAEAEALVEELAGKDVVIRGTYDVSGLRADADLMIWWHSSSSDDLQDAYGRFRRTALGRTMAPVWSQMALHRPAEFNKSHIPAFLAGEEARAYVCVYPFVRSYEWYLLPDAERREMLAEHGRQARGYPDVRANTVASFALGDYEWMLAFEADELHRIVDLMRDLRASRARRHVREEVPFYTGRRRSLADIVAALP; translated from the coding sequence ATGACCGAGCAGACCAACGCGGCCCGGCTGCGGGAGCTGAACGAGAGCATCCGCTACACGATGTGGTCGGTGTTCCGGGCGGCCAGCCCGCTGCCTGACCTGCGGGACGACGTCGTGGCCGAGGCCGAGGCGCTGGTCGAGGAACTGGCCGGCAAGGACGTCGTCATCCGGGGCACCTACGACGTCTCCGGGCTGCGGGCCGACGCCGACCTGATGATCTGGTGGCACTCCTCCTCCAGCGACGACCTCCAGGACGCGTACGGGCGGTTCCGGCGTACCGCCCTGGGCCGGACGATGGCCCCGGTCTGGTCGCAGATGGCGCTGCACCGACCGGCGGAGTTCAACAAGAGCCACATTCCGGCGTTCCTCGCCGGGGAGGAGGCGCGGGCCTACGTCTGCGTCTACCCGTTCGTCCGCTCCTACGAGTGGTACCTGCTTCCCGACGCCGAGCGGCGGGAGATGCTCGCCGAGCACGGCCGGCAGGCCCGCGGCTACCCCGACGTGCGGGCCAACACGGTCGCCTCGTTCGCCCTCGGCGACTACGAGTGGATGCTCGCCTTCGAGGCCGACGAGCTGCACCGGATCGTGGACCTGATGCGCGACCTGCGTGCTTCCCGGGCCCGCCGGCACGTCCGCGAGGAGGTCCCCTTCTACACCGGCCGCCGCCGTTCCCTCGCCGACATCGTCGCCGCCCTGCCCTGA
- the hemG gene encoding protoporphyrinogen oxidase, with protein sequence MRRPGRIAVVGGGIAGLAAAVRLRDRAPAGTEVTVYEQSGALGGKLRTGSLAGSTVELGAESFLMRDPAGGESAAVALLRRLGLDTELVHPTVGQAALAVDGGLRPIPGGTLVGVPGDLERVAAVAEPTAAADLDGGKPLLGPDEDVAVGALVRARLGDQVVDRLVDPMLGGVYAGRADDLSLVTTMPALARAARVAHTLTGAVRAAQAAAPRAPGAPVFGALAGGMSRLVEAAATASGATLRLGATVRELTPLGGRWRLTVGPTRDPEFVEVDAVVLAVPARPAARLLTAPAPDVAARIGGLDYASVALVTLALPEPELPALSGFLVPGTEGLLIKAATFFTTKWGHLRRPDGVALVRASVGRYGEERQLQLSDDELVATVHRELSGVLGVTLPSLLDSRVQRWGGALPQYTPGHLDRVAAARTALRAAHPTLALAGAGYDGVGIPVCVRSGETAAEEIICALEGPAT encoded by the coding sequence ATGCGGCGACCGGGGCGGATCGCGGTGGTCGGCGGTGGGATCGCCGGGCTGGCCGCCGCCGTCCGGTTGCGGGACCGCGCCCCTGCCGGCACAGAGGTCACCGTGTACGAGCAGTCCGGCGCGCTCGGCGGCAAGCTGCGCACCGGCAGCCTGGCCGGCTCGACCGTGGAGCTGGGCGCGGAGTCGTTCCTGATGCGTGACCCGGCCGGTGGCGAGTCCGCCGCAGTGGCTCTGCTCCGCCGGCTCGGTCTGGACACCGAACTCGTGCACCCGACCGTCGGGCAGGCCGCGCTCGCCGTCGACGGCGGGCTGCGCCCGATCCCGGGTGGCACGCTGGTGGGCGTACCGGGGGATCTGGAACGGGTGGCGGCGGTGGCCGAGCCCACCGCGGCGGCCGACCTCGACGGCGGGAAACCGCTGCTCGGCCCGGACGAGGACGTGGCGGTCGGCGCGCTGGTCCGGGCCCGCCTCGGCGACCAGGTGGTGGACCGCCTGGTCGACCCGATGCTCGGTGGCGTCTACGCCGGGCGGGCCGACGACCTGTCACTGGTCACCACCATGCCGGCGCTGGCCCGCGCGGCCCGGGTGGCGCACACCCTCACCGGAGCGGTCCGGGCGGCGCAGGCCGCTGCCCCCCGCGCGCCCGGCGCACCGGTCTTCGGCGCGCTGGCCGGCGGGATGAGCCGGCTGGTCGAGGCGGCGGCGACGGCCAGCGGGGCGACCCTGCGCCTCGGCGCGACGGTTCGTGAGCTCACCCCGCTGGGCGGGCGGTGGCGACTCACCGTGGGCCCCACCCGGGACCCGGAGTTCGTCGAGGTCGACGCGGTGGTGCTGGCCGTGCCGGCCCGTCCGGCGGCCCGGCTGCTCACCGCTCCGGCCCCGGACGTGGCCGCCCGGATCGGTGGGCTGGACTACGCCAGCGTCGCCCTGGTCACCCTGGCCCTGCCCGAGCCGGAGCTGCCCGCTCTCTCCGGCTTCCTGGTGCCCGGCACCGAGGGGCTGCTGATCAAGGCGGCCACCTTCTTCACCACCAAGTGGGGGCACCTGCGCCGGCCGGACGGGGTCGCGCTGGTACGCGCCTCGGTCGGCCGGTACGGCGAGGAGCGGCAGTTGCAGCTCTCCGACGACGAGCTGGTCGCCACCGTGCACCGGGAGCTGTCCGGGGTGCTCGGCGTGACGCTGCCGTCGCTGCTGGACAGCCGCGTGCAACGGTGGGGCGGGGCGTTGCCGCAGTACACCCCGGGTCACCTGGACCGGGTGGCGGCGGCCCGGACGGCCCTGCGGGCGGCCCACCCGACGCTGGCCCTGGCCGGGGCCGGGTACGACGGGGTCGGCATCCCGGTCTGCGTGCGGTCCGGCGAGACGGCGGCCGAAGAGATCATCTGTGCACTGGAGGGACCGGCGACATGA
- the hemE gene encoding uroporphyrinogen decarboxylase, whose translation MTTTTAGDAARDGETHPVPAGAARTADSPFVRACRRRPVPHTPVWFMRQAGRSLPEYREIRANVAMLESCRRPELVAEITLQPVRRHKVDAAILFSDIVVPVAAAGVDLDIVPGTGPVVGEPVRTRADVERIRPITVDDVRYVDEAVRLLVAELGETPLIGFAGAPFTLASYLVEGGPSRTHAKTKALMYGDPELWHALCARLAEVTLAFLRVQVAAGVSAVQLFDSWAGTLSEADYRRYVQPHSAKVLAGLADAGVPRIHFGVGTAELLPAMGEAGADVVGVDWRTPLDVATKRIGPDRAVQGNLDPCVLFAPWPVVEAEVRRILDEGQVAPGHVFNLGHGVLPETDPDVLTRVVALVHEVSARPAH comes from the coding sequence ATGACCACCACCACCGCGGGCGACGCCGCCCGAGACGGAGAGACCCACCCGGTCCCGGCCGGAGCAGCCCGTACCGCCGACTCGCCCTTCGTCCGGGCCTGTCGCCGTCGGCCGGTCCCGCACACACCGGTCTGGTTCATGCGCCAGGCCGGACGCTCCCTGCCCGAGTACCGCGAGATCCGGGCCAACGTGGCGATGCTGGAGTCCTGCCGCCGCCCCGAGCTGGTCGCCGAGATCACCCTCCAGCCGGTACGCCGGCACAAGGTCGACGCGGCGATCCTGTTCAGCGACATCGTGGTGCCGGTCGCGGCGGCCGGTGTGGATCTGGACATCGTGCCCGGCACCGGCCCGGTGGTCGGCGAACCGGTGCGCACCCGCGCCGATGTCGAGCGGATCCGGCCGATCACCGTCGACGACGTCCGGTACGTCGACGAGGCGGTCCGGCTGCTCGTCGCCGAGCTGGGCGAGACCCCGTTGATCGGGTTCGCCGGCGCGCCGTTCACCCTGGCCAGCTACCTGGTCGAGGGGGGCCCGTCGCGGACGCACGCGAAGACCAAGGCGCTGATGTACGGCGACCCCGAGCTGTGGCACGCGCTCTGCGCCCGGCTCGCCGAGGTGACCCTGGCGTTCCTGCGGGTCCAGGTTGCCGCCGGGGTATCCGCGGTGCAGCTCTTCGACTCCTGGGCCGGCACGCTCTCCGAGGCCGACTACCGCCGCTACGTGCAGCCGCACTCGGCGAAGGTGCTGGCCGGGCTCGCCGACGCCGGGGTGCCCCGGATCCACTTCGGGGTGGGCACCGCCGAACTGCTGCCCGCGATGGGGGAGGCCGGCGCCGACGTGGTCGGCGTGGACTGGCGTACCCCGCTGGACGTCGCCACGAAGCGGATCGGCCCGGACCGGGCGGTCCAGGGCAACCTCGACCCGTGCGTGCTCTTCGCCCCGTGGCCGGTCGTCGAGGCCGAGGTGCGGCGCATCCTCGACGAGGGTCAGGTCGCCCCCGGCCATGTCTTCAACCTCGGCCACGGCGTCCTGCCGGAGACCGACCCCGACGTGCTGACCCGGGTGGTCGCGCTGGTGCACGAGGTGTCCGCGCGGCCTGCCCACTGA
- a CDS encoding DUF3000 domain-containing protein translates to MSPPIALPETFARAVAGLRSVATRPEIVMEEMGAPKRLAPYAFALSATVLRDDDEVATGRLILLYDPAGHEAWQGTLRLVSYVTADLEADLAADPLLPGVGWTWLTDALEAQHAGYRALGGTVTQTMSTRFGDLAGPPVTGDVEIRASWSPLDDDLAPHMHAWCVLLAFTAGLPPPGVTALPDRRSAATG, encoded by the coding sequence ATGTCCCCTCCGATCGCGCTTCCGGAGACCTTCGCCCGCGCGGTCGCCGGGCTACGGTCGGTGGCGACCCGGCCCGAGATCGTGATGGAGGAGATGGGCGCCCCGAAGCGGCTCGCCCCGTACGCCTTCGCCCTCTCCGCCACCGTGCTGCGTGACGACGACGAGGTGGCCACCGGGCGGCTGATCCTGCTGTACGACCCGGCCGGGCACGAGGCGTGGCAGGGCACGCTGCGGCTGGTCAGTTACGTCACCGCGGACCTGGAGGCCGACCTCGCCGCCGACCCGCTGCTGCCCGGCGTGGGTTGGACCTGGCTCACCGACGCGCTGGAGGCGCAGCACGCCGGCTACCGGGCCCTCGGCGGCACGGTCACCCAGACCATGTCCACCCGCTTCGGCGACCTGGCCGGGCCGCCGGTCACCGGGGACGTCGAGATCAGGGCCTCGTGGAGTCCGCTCGACGACGACCTGGCCCCGCACATGCACGCCTGGTGCGTGCTGCTCGCCTTCACCGCCGGCCTGCCCCCGCCGGGGGTGACCGCGCTGCCCGACCGCCGGTCCGCCGCCACCGGCTGA